The Gemmatimonadaceae bacterium genome includes a window with the following:
- a CDS encoding ribulokinase, giving the protein MAVVAGVDFGTQSVRVSIVDSVKGPVGTGVGEYPVIRNRADPDFATQSHAAHMDALARAMRLALAEAGVPGGDVLSIALDTTGSTVIPVGAGLQPLDDYYLWCDHRAKDEAALITEVANRERLPAIDYCGGVYSSEWGFAKLLHWLRHNPDKRDRFVTALEHCDMVAATLCGETDPEHVARSVCAMGHKWLWNAKLGGLPPEAFLVHVDPLLAGVRAKLGGRYLTSDHIAGRLSPDWSVKLGLRAGIPIPVGAFDAHWDALGAGVTEGDVVNVVGTSTCIIAVARDTGCIPGLCGVVPGSVDPGLVGIEAGLSAVGDIFEAIANRAGSRVRDLAAGLDAYRPGQTGLLRLTWDNGDRTVLVNARLGGVTLGWNLHHTAADELFAAIEGTAFHTRVILERMAEYGVPIERVIQGGGIPQKNAVLNQVYANVMNKPMLVPERPITSLGSALFAFLAAGVFPSIVEAQRALCPPFREVKPDPAARATYDRLYAMWHDLYFAMGTPGSAPIAMGDVLPALREIAAAEKASRMEGSSG; this is encoded by the coding sequence GTGGACAGCGTGAAGGGCCCGGTGGGCACGGGGGTGGGGGAGTACCCGGTGATCCGCAACCGGGCCGATCCGGACTTCGCCACGCAATCGCACGCGGCCCACATGGACGCCCTCGCCCGCGCGATGCGGCTCGCGCTCGCCGAGGCGGGCGTGCCGGGCGGCGACGTCCTGTCGATCGCCCTCGATACCACCGGCTCGACGGTGATTCCGGTGGGCGCGGGACTCCAGCCGCTCGACGACTACTATCTGTGGTGCGACCACCGCGCCAAGGACGAAGCGGCGTTGATCACCGAGGTCGCGAACCGCGAACGGCTGCCGGCCATCGACTACTGCGGCGGCGTGTATTCCTCGGAGTGGGGCTTTGCCAAGCTGCTCCACTGGCTGCGCCACAACCCCGACAAGCGCGACCGGTTCGTGACGGCGCTCGAGCACTGCGACATGGTCGCGGCGACGCTGTGTGGAGAGACCGATCCCGAGCACGTGGCGCGCAGCGTCTGCGCCATGGGACACAAATGGCTCTGGAACGCCAAGCTCGGCGGACTGCCCCCCGAAGCATTCCTGGTGCACGTCGATCCGCTGCTTGCCGGGGTGCGCGCCAAACTCGGCGGCCGCTACCTGACCTCGGATCACATTGCCGGCCGATTGAGCCCGGACTGGTCCGTCAAGCTCGGGCTCCGCGCCGGAATTCCGATTCCCGTGGGGGCGTTCGATGCGCACTGGGACGCACTCGGCGCCGGCGTGACCGAGGGCGACGTCGTGAACGTGGTCGGCACGTCCACGTGCATCATCGCCGTTGCCCGCGATACCGGCTGCATTCCGGGATTGTGCGGCGTGGTGCCGGGCTCCGTGGACCCCGGCCTGGTGGGAATCGAGGCGGGTCTCTCGGCCGTGGGCGATATTTTCGAGGCGATCGCGAACCGCGCCGGCAGCCGCGTCCGCGATCTGGCCGCGGGGCTCGACGCGTACCGGCCCGGCCAGACCGGCCTGCTGCGCCTCACGTGGGACAATGGCGATCGAACCGTGTTGGTGAACGCGCGGCTGGGCGGCGTCACGCTCGGCTGGAACCTGCACCACACCGCTGCCGACGAATTGTTCGCGGCCATCGAGGGCACGGCGTTCCACACGCGGGTGATTCTCGAGCGCATGGCCGAGTACGGCGTGCCAATCGAGCGGGTGATTCAGGGCGGCGGCATTCCGCAGAAGAATGCGGTGCTGAATCAGGTATACGCGAACGTGATGAACAAGCCGATGCTCGTGCCGGAGCGGCCGATCACGAGTCTGGGTTCGGCGCTGTTCGCGTTTCTGGCGGCGGGCGTGTTCCCGTCGATCGTCGAGGCGCAGCGCGCGCTCTGTCCACCGTTCCGCGAGGTGAAGCCCGATCCGGCGGCCCGCGCCACGTACGACCGACTGTATGCCATGTGGCACGACCTCTACTTCGCGATGGGCACGCCGGGCTCGGCGCCGATCGCGATGGGCGACGTGCTGCCGGCGTTGCGCGAAATCGCGGCCGCGGAAAAAGCATCAAGAATGGAAGGTTCTTCCGGATGA